The Alphaproteobacteria bacterium genome includes the window AGATTTGATGCTTGCTGATGATGCGGAATTGGTGCCGGCTGAAAATATTTCATTGCTTTTACAAGCGGGCGGTATCGAAAAGGCTGTTTGGTTCTTGCCAATTGAACAGATTGCACGCGTGCTGCAATCTTTGTATGCGCAGCGTGAACATCTGAAGCAATCGATTTATGAACTCACGGGTATTTCAGATGTGATCAGGGGCTCAAGCCAGGTTGGAGAAACAGCAACGGCTCAGAGCATCAAGGCTCAGTATGGATCTCAACGTTTGCAGCGTCGTCAAAGAGATGTGCAGCGTTATGCAAGAGACTTGTTAAGATTGAAAGCTGAAATTATGGGCAAGCATTTTTCATTCGAGGCTTTTGAGAGAATGAGTGGTATGCAACTCGATTTGATGATGAGAAAGCTCATGAGGGAAGAAGGCGCTAATGGATACAGGATCGATATTGAAACGGATAGTACAATCCTGCCGGATCTTCAAGAAGATCAGCGCAATATCAGTCAATTGCTTAATAGCGTTGTGTCGTTTATTCAGGGTGTTACGCCTTCTGTTGAAAGTGGAACTTTACCTCTAGACGCCGCGAAAGCTCTTTTAATGGCGTCAGTCAGACGACATCGGATGGGCAGAGATGTGGAAGAGGCTCTTGATCAAATAGGAAAATAGCACGATGAGAAAAATATACGTCTTTCACCAGGGAAAGCTGGTTGAAAAAACGGAAGAGATGATAAGAGATGAGGCGCTACGAGCGCCTTTTGTTTTGTCGGATCTTCCGGGTTATATCTCGCCTGTCGGTTCAGGTTGGATAGAAGGAAGAGCGAGCCGGCGAGAAGATCTGAAAAGATCGGGCTGCCGAGAAGTAGATTCAAGTGAGTTCAAGCGGAAAGGATAGGCTCAATATGCAAACAGAAACAGATATGACAACAGAAACAAGCTCTCAAGACGAGAGCTTAACTTTAGATACAAACAATGAGAAGGAGAATGCTCATGACATGGGAAACGAAATTGGACGAGACGCCAGCACAGACGGCAATGAATCAGCCGAAACACAAACCGAAGAAACACGGGAAACTGTGCAGAGTGAAACAAAGGCTGCTGAGAGTGTGGTTGAAGCTCAAGAGTTCATGCAAGTCTTTCGCTCAAAGGCTGAAGCGATGGATTTGTCGTTTGAAGAAGCGGTAGAGCGATTATTTTTAGCTCATGAAGCGCTTGAGAAAAATCCAGAGGCAGCTTTGAAATGGCTTCAGAGAGAATATAGCGTGACGTTGGATGAAGAGCACTCCATGAAAGGTCAAGCGCAGTATCTTGCCGATTTATATTCCTTAAGAGATGCAAGAGATCAAAAAGGATGTCTCAAGTATCCGCATTTCAAAGACCTGCAGACAGATGTTTTGTACTTCATGCAATCTGGCAGAGCGAAAGATGCAACATCAGCTTACGAGATGGCTTTTTGGAGCAAGGCAGATATGCGTGATAAGCATTTATCGGACTTAAAAGAAAGCTATAAGCAAGCAGCTCAAGAGATGCTTCGGGCAGAAGAGTCCGAAAAAGCAGTGGCTTTAAATGTGTCATCAGAAGGCAGGGAGCTCGGATCAGAAGATGCTCATCAGAGCATGCGGCAGACGATGACTCATCTGTATGATGAGCTTTGCCAAACATAATTTTAAAATTCTACTGCCTCGTCACCCTGAACTTGTTTCAGGGTCTGCTGAGATGCTGAAACAAGTTCAGCATGACTTTGTCTAAGATTCACCATGAGGGTGACGATGGTGAGAAAAATTTTACAAGTTTTGATTCAGGTTTCTGAATCAAAAAGAGGCCATGGAGAGACATGGCCTTTATGACAAAAACAACATAACAAAATAGGAGAGAAAATGGTTAGTCCAAATACAGTTTTTTCAGAATTGGTCGCAACAACCTTAAATCAACATCGTAAAGATGTTGCTGACAACATCAGCAAGGGAAATGCTTTGCTTGCGCGTTTGATGGAAAAAGGTCGTTACGAAACTGTTGATGGTGGTCAGCAAATTGTTGAGCCACTTGATTATACTGAAAATTCAAGCTACCAAAGATATAGCGGCTACGACAGGCTGAATATATCTCCAACTTCTGTGCTATCAGCAGCTCAATATGATTGGAAACAATGCTCTGTTCATATTACAGCTTCTGGTTTAGAACTGCGCCAAAATGCAGGAAAGAATCAGTTGATTAGACTTGCTGAAGCAAGAATTGCAAATGCACTCAGAACTTTCAAAAATAAATTATCAGAAGATGTTTATTCTGATGGTTCTGCTGATCAGGGTAAACAAATCAGTGGTCTTCAGGCCGTTGTATCAGATAGCGGTCGTGGTACCGTTGGTGGTATTAACTCTGAAGAGTTTGCTTTCTGGAGAAATAAAGTGCAATCAGCAGCAGCCCCAATGCAAGGTGGAAATGCAGTAGAGGTTTCTAAAGAAACCATCAAGCAATTGATGAATCCGCTGTATCTTGATCTTTGCCGTGGGAACAATCGTCCGGACCTGATTGTGAGCTCGAATGATTACTTCTCATTCTACTGGGAAAGCCTTCAAGATTTACAAAGGTACGCTGATGATACAGGCGCAACAGCTGGTTTCCAGTCACTGAAATATGTGACAGCTGATGTGATTCATGATGGCGGATCAGGTATTCCTGATGGTCACATGTATTTCCTGAACACAGAATATCTGAAGCTTGTTGTTCATCAAGATGCAAACATGACACAAATGGCTGAGAAATCAATTCTCGATCAAGATGCTGTTGTGATTCCTCTTCTCTGGATGGGGAATTTGGTTTGCTCGAATAGGGCGCTTCAGGGTGTTTTGAAATCGTAATGTAAATGAGATTGCCACGTCGGTCCTCGACTTTGTCGTGTACCTTCTCGCAATGACGTTAAGTTGAAGCGTCATCGCGAGCCCTTTAGGGCGTGGCGATCTAAATACCAAAAGGAGAGAAAGAAAATGACACAGGATTTGTGTGTAATTGAGTTTTTTTTAGAGGCCGTTGAAGACCGGCCGGCCTCAATTGCTGCCGGAAGACTCGTCTATAAGAGCGAGGAGTGGTATCGGTTGCGACTGCCAGGTGGATCAGATGTGAGAGTTGAAAAAGTCTCTGACAAGATCAAACAGACTTTTGTAAGAGAGTATAGTGCCTTTCAAGAGCTTGATCAAGAGCCAGAGAATGGTTTTGATTTAAAGCTTTGGCCAGTGATGAAACCATCAGATTTAAAAACACTTGCTGGCTTTGGCATTAAAACAGTTGAGGCTTTGGCGGAGCTGACTGATGAAGGGATTCTTTCTTTCATCGATAAAAGTTTGCCAAAAAAAGCAAAAGTGTGGCTTGGAGCAGGCGCGGCTGAAGGGACATTACGCGATGAGAATAAACGTTTAAAACAGGAACTGGATGTGTTGAAAAAACAATGCATTCGTAAAGGAGAGAAACATGTCATCTACAGGAAAAATGATACTAGGTTCGCTGGTTACGGATCTATGCGATGAAATTGGCCTGATGGCCCCAGATAATCTATTTGATGCAGAAGATGATTTTGCAAGACAGCTGCTCGCGATTTTACATAAGTTGGGCAGAGAGCTCTGTGCAAATTATGGATGGCCTCAATTGAAAAAGATGGTGACAGCAGCAGGTGACGCCGTAGAAGATTTTGATCGGTTTGTGAATAGATCCAAAAAGGAATATTACTCAACCTTTTGGGTTGAAGGAGCAGATGGTTTGCGTAAAGAGAAAGCATCGCGTTTAGATGATCGATTTTTGTTTTCAGATTCAGTGATGCAAAATGGTCTTAAATATATGCTTCTGGAGACGAAGGGGCTAGAGTCATCAAATGCTTTTGCTCAGTTTCAACAGGCTGTGCACAATGGACTATCGCAAGCTAATTATGCTCACCAGAAAAATCTGGACTTGGGTTTTTTAGATGGATCAAAACCGTCAGGGACGTCATTGCATCCGTTTGGCTTATAACATTCTGTGTAGCGCATAAGGAGTTCTTCAAGTTCGCGTTCGCGTTTGTGATTGTTTGTATTCACATGAGCAAGAAAGTGCGTTGCTCCTTTTGTTCTGGCGCAGTTTGCTTCAGAGGAGAAATTGGCAGCCACATGGAGATCGCCAGCGCCAATAAAGATGGGAACCCAAGCTTTGTTTTCAATGCGAGCAAAGATGTAATTACCGAGTTGTTCCGGCCCAAAGGTACAAGGCAGCGGATAGATGAAGTACTTAAATTTATTCGGAAAGCGTCCTTTCCAGAGGCTGTAATTTGGAAGTTCAGTCATCAGAAACCACATTCAATTTTTTTTGAGTATAACGGAATGCCATAACGAAGAAAAGGAGATTAATTAACATGAAAATACAAAAACGAGGGGTGAAGGCTTGCTCTGTTCCTGCGCCACAGGAAGGACTAGATCATCGCCTTAAAACAGGTGTCGATTCAGCAGAGCCATTCAGGCAGGCCTTGCAATTGGAGAACTGGGTTGTGCTTGATCAAGCGATCCAAACACGGAAGGGCTATAGACGCTTGACAGACTGTGAGACGCCGATTGAGCGATTGCATAGTCATGATATGAATAACGAAAAGAAGCTCTTGGCTTGTGGGGGCGGCGCTGTTTATGAATTGAAAGCGATGGGCGAACATCTTTGCTTAAAAAGTGGCTTTAGCTCTGATCAGTGGCGTATCACATGCTTTCATGGCGCGAGTTTATTTATGAATGGGTGTGATGATCCTCATCTTTATAAAGATGGAGGATTTGAGCCAATCTCTTTTCAGGGATTTGATAATCCGCATTCTTTGTCAGGTGCCATGGTTTATCAAAGTAGGCTCTTTTATTGGTCACATCAATCTTTGACTTTTTGGTACGGCGATATTCATACGATTGGCGGAAAATTGCAGGCCTTTCCTTTATCTCTGGCAGGGGATTATCGAGGTACGATTATGCATATCGATCAAATGATGCTAAGTGGGCCAAAGGGTGTTCAGAATGCTTTTGTGATTTTTTTAAGTTCAGGTCAGGTTGTTGTGTACCGAGGACTTGATCCCGGGCGAGCTGAGACATGGGCATTGCTTTGTACAGTGCAGATATCCAAACCTTTGACATCGGATTGCGTGCTTTCTTATGCGGGTGATTTGCTGGTGATTGGAGAAGAAGGCTATTTCTTTTTATCGAAATATCTGGGTGGAGATGAGAGGCTGACATGTCAAGGAGCCCTTTTATCTGAATTGCAAAAAGCGATCAGGCTTTATGCAAAGCAAAAGGGATGGAGTCTGACTTTTGATTCAATCAGAGACTGGATCATCATCAATGTGCCAAATGGAAAAGACTCAGAAGGTAAACTGAATTTTAGTCAGCATGTGTTTGATTTAT containing:
- a CDS encoding phage major capsid protein, coding for MVSPNTVFSELVATTLNQHRKDVADNISKGNALLARLMEKGRYETVDGGQQIVEPLDYTENSSYQRYSGYDRLNISPTSVLSAAQYDWKQCSVHITASGLELRQNAGKNQLIRLAEARIANALRTFKNKLSEDVYSDGSADQGKQISGLQAVVSDSGRGTVGGINSEEFAFWRNKVQSAAAPMQGGNAVEVSKETIKQLMNPLYLDLCRGNNRPDLIVSSNDYFSFYWESLQDLQRYADDTGATAGFQSLKYVTADVIHDGGSGIPDGHMYFLNTEYLKLVVHQDANMTQMAEKSILDQDAVVIPLLWMGNLVCSNRALQGVLKS